Proteins found in one Longimicrobiaceae bacterium genomic segment:
- a CDS encoding XdhC family protein, which translates to MRGARLPAAEAVRHAREALAGGEPAVGVSVLEVRLASAANEPARNTGGSDETDAGGPASPESPVSSSTEDTGSSGDAEPDGAPPVDEAPVDGPRAGDHLVVWADRHTGTFGDEALDAETVRLAREVLSHGAKAGTREVDAGAMACTLYLEAHRAPPELLIVGAGHIARPLCRIGAMLGFRVTVLDDRPEFATRERFPEAERVLRADFSEPFRGIGIGSGTHLVLVTRGHKYDFEALRDVLARPALPAYVGMVGSRRRTRAALEQLAREGVAPERLRAVHAPVGLDIRAETPEEIAVSIAAEMVAVRRGGTGQPLRDRARVVERWIEPARGAGAPPPNPHPSPDRP; encoded by the coding sequence GTGAGGGGCGCGCGGCTTCCGGCCGCGGAGGCGGTTCGCCACGCCCGCGAGGCGCTGGCCGGCGGCGAGCCCGCGGTGGGCGTCTCCGTCCTGGAAGTTCGCCTCGCATCCGCCGCGAACGAACCGGCCCGCAACACCGGCGGATCGGACGAGACGGACGCCGGCGGCCCCGCATCTCCCGAATCTCCCGTGTCGTCTTCGACCGAAGACACGGGATCATCGGGAGATGCGGAGCCGGACGGAGCGCCGCCGGTCGATGAGGCGCCGGTCGACGGGCCCAGGGCGGGCGACCACCTCGTCGTATGGGCAGACCGGCATACGGGGACGTTCGGGGATGAGGCGCTCGACGCCGAGACGGTGCGGCTGGCGCGCGAGGTATTGTCGCACGGCGCGAAGGCGGGGACGCGCGAGGTCGATGCCGGCGCCATGGCCTGCACGCTGTACTTGGAGGCGCACCGCGCGCCGCCGGAGCTGCTGATCGTGGGCGCGGGGCACATCGCCCGCCCGCTCTGCCGCATCGGGGCGATGCTGGGGTTCCGGGTGACGGTGCTGGACGACCGGCCGGAGTTCGCCACGCGCGAGCGCTTCCCCGAGGCCGAGCGCGTGCTGCGCGCGGACTTCTCGGAGCCGTTCCGCGGCATCGGCATCGGCTCCGGCACGCACCTGGTGCTGGTCACGCGCGGCCACAAGTACGACTTCGAGGCGCTTCGCGACGTGCTGGCCCGCCCCGCGCTGCCCGCGTACGTGGGCATGGTGGGCAGCCGCCGCCGCACGCGCGCCGCGCTGGAGCAGCTTGCGCGCGAGGGCGTTGCGCCCGAGCGGCTGCGTGCGGTGCACGCGCCCGTGGGCCTGGACATCCGCGCCGAGACGCCCGAGGAGATCGCCGTCTCCATCGCCGCCGAGATGGTGGCGGTGCGCCGCGGCGGCACCGGGCAGCCGCTGCGCGACCGCGCACGCGTGGTGGAACGCTGGATCGAGCCCGCGCGCGGGGCCGGCGCCCCGCCCCCCAATCCACACCCGTCCCCGGACAGACCGTGA
- a CDS encoding nucleotidyltransferase family protein — translation MIAGIVLAAGRSHRMGAPKAFLEMDGASFLARAAAALREGGCDAVWVVTGPADDEVAARIASKAREMGAHVAVNPAPDSEQVDSLRAGLRAIPDDADAAVVLPVDVPRVDADAVRRVVEAFRERGAPVLRAVHGGRHGHPVLFARALFAELLDGDLPDGARTVVHAHAAELEEVEVADPGVLHDVDTPEDFRRLAGTA, via the coding sequence GTGATCGCCGGCATCGTGCTCGCCGCCGGCCGCAGCCACCGCATGGGTGCGCCCAAGGCCTTCCTGGAGATGGACGGCGCGAGCTTCCTCGCACGCGCGGCCGCCGCGCTGCGCGAGGGCGGGTGCGACGCCGTCTGGGTCGTCACCGGCCCCGCGGACGACGAGGTCGCGGCCCGCATCGCGTCGAAGGCGCGGGAGATGGGCGCGCACGTGGCGGTGAACCCGGCGCCGGACTCCGAGCAGGTGGACTCGCTGCGTGCCGGCCTGCGCGCGATTCCGGACGATGCGGATGCGGCGGTGGTGCTGCCGGTCGACGTGCCGCGGGTGGATGCGGACGCGGTCCGCCGGGTGGTAGAGGCGTTCCGCGAGCGAGGCGCGCCGGTGCTGCGGGCGGTGCACGGCGGGCGCCACGGGCACCCGGTGCTCTTCGCCCGCGCGCTCTTCGCCGAGCTGCTGGACGGCGACCTGCCGGACGGGGCGCGGACGGTGGTCCACGCGCACGCCGCGGAGCTGGAGGAGGTGGAGGTCGCGGACCCCGGCGTGCTGCACGACGTGGACACGCCCGAGGACTTTCGCCGCCTGGCCGGCACGGCGTGA